The nucleotide sequence TAAACATGGACGAAGACGGCAATATGTGCGGGGATGTAGATTTTGAATCAAGTATTGACAAGGCTTCAATGATAACCCCGGTGCCTGCAGGAGTGGGATCGGTAACAACGTCGGTTTTGGCAAAGCATGTTATTAAAGCATGCAAGATTCAAACCGGCATGTGAGGAGTGAAATAATGGAAAAGTTATTTTTGTCTCCGGGTGAAATAACCCAGGAATGGATAGGAATAGGAAAGAAAAAGGCCAATCTTGCAGTCATGAAGACTTTACTTTTGGCAGTATTTGCAGGCATGTTTGTAGGCCTTGGGTCCCATGCGGATATAATCGTTATGCAGACACTCGGAAAGACTGTAGATGTTGGATTAGCTAAACTAATCGGAGCGGCTGTATTTCCGGTGGGAATAATGTTGGTAGTAATAGCCGGAGCCGAACTATTCACAGGAAACTGTCTCATATCCCTAGCGGTAATCAACAAAGACGAGAAGTTGAGAAATTTAATAAAGAATTTGACAATTGTCTTTTTTGGCAATTTCATCGGTTCAATAGTGCTTGCATATATGCTTGCAAATTCAGGTTTGTACGGGC is from Peptostreptococcaceae bacterium and encodes:
- a CDS encoding formate/nitrite transporter family protein yields the protein MEKLFLSPGEITQEWIGIGKKKANLAVMKTLLLAVFAGMFVGLGSHADIIVMQTLGKTVDVGLAKLIGAAVFPVGIMLVVIAGAELFTGNCLISLAVINKDEKLRNLIKNLTIVFFGNFIGSIVLAYMLANSGLYGPAVASKAIAIANEKISLSVSEAIIRGIFCNVLVVLAVWMQAGAKDISGKILAMWFPVMLFVLSGFEHSIANMYFIPLGIFLGADITWSQMWIVNIIPVTIGNIIGGAILIPAVYWYVYVFDSKEMKKSKKNTT